Genomic window (Fusarium oxysporum f. sp. lycopersici 4287 chromosome 11, whole genome shotgun sequence):
GGAAATTGACCCAATATGCATCGTCTCTTTGAGTGCCTAGACGCCTAATGTGATCAATATCTAGACCAAACTGGCGGCATATCTCGAGTGACCTTGGGCATAGGGCATGAGCCTTGGGAGCTCCGAGCCTCTCTGGGTAACGTTCGATAACCAGAACCTTTACACCCAGCTGTGATAAGAGGTAGGCTTGTAGTAGGCCGCTCGGACCCCCTCCAACCACAAGAACAGGCACTTCGACTGCTTCATCGTGGTCGTTGGTGTCATGCCCATTGGTTTTGCCGGCCACAGGGGTAAAGACCTTGTTATCAGCATAACGGTTGAAGATTGCGATACCCATTATGGTAGGTTTTTTGCGTCAATGGTCTTTTTTACGTAGGATGATAATAAAGTGACGATATATCGACCATGAGAGAAAGAGTCGAGATAGCGATGCAGATATAAATTCCACGTCTTGGCATCCCGCTTGAGCGGGAAAAAGGAACCCGGGTCTGATTCTATGGAGTATGAAGGGGAAACAACCACAACTTTGCAGGGCTTTGGGCTTAATTTCGACTGTCTTACGCTTGAGTTCTGTGTCCAGAAAGTCATGCGGtggggaagaacaagacacATGCTGGTTTCGTGGAGAAGTTGTGGAGATCCCCACGGTCTCTCCACCCTACAACCCGACCACTGCTTCGGCTTTGCCCGATTGTTGCTGTATGGCGCCGATATAGGAGGCAAATAAACTTAACTATCTAGACGAGGCTCAAAAGATCTTCGATATTGGAAGAAGACACGCTGACGACGAGTAACTCATCTTTCTGCTTCACCTTGGTAACCATGTCGCTACCCTCCTTCACCCGTAAGCACAAGCCCAGCATATGGCTGGTAGTTCGTTGAAGATTTAACAATTGGAACGCAGGACTGGTCCGTTTTATTGCCAAGAATGAATCCTCCGGAATCCTGATTGGTGAGCCTGTATCGGGCAGTGCGGACGTAGGGTTAGCGTTAAGGAACAGCCAAGACGTCTGGGCTTACCTTTTCACTGGGTCTTCAATCCTAGCACCAGGAAACAAGACAGAGAAAAAAGTTCAGGTTGACCGGGTGTTTTCTCCGCTTGCACAGCATGAGGTAGGCACCATTAGGTGCATTGGTCTTAATGTAAGATATCTAATCATCTTTGGTATAAATTTATGGTAATTTACTAACTCGCATAACTTCCAGTACAAACAGCATGCCCGAGAGGTAAACCTATCTTTACCAACCGTCCCAACAGTCTTCCTGTTTGTCACTAATCCTCTCCCACTGCCGAATGCAGCTGATTCCTGGTAGAAAGCCAGCCACCAGCCTCAATGATCCCTTCCCATCGCCGGTTCCGCTGCCGAAAATATCGCAGTCGACCGACTCGGCCGATTACGAGGCAGAACTTGCGGTAGTCATTGGACGGACTTGCCGTAACGTGACAGAAACCGAAGCCAACGACTACGTTCTTGGATATACGGCCTGCAACGATGTGTCTTCTAGAGCCCCCCAATTTCGAGATAGTCAGTGGTCTTTCTCCAAAGGATTTGATGGAGCTTGTCCTCTAGGTGAGTCAAAAGTCACATTGCTTGAGTGGGAAAGGCTTTTCAACTTGTGAAGTAGTTTTGTGAATGATGCTAAAGATCATAGGCCCGACACTGGTATCTCACGAAGTCATATCTGATCCTAATACACTAAAGTTAAGAGGTATCCGAAACGGCCAGGTTGTCCAAGATTGTGGAATAGAGTGAGCAAAGCCCGACAGCATCAGGCAATTGTTATTAACATGTTCGTCAGTGACCTGATCTTCAACGTACCCCAGATTATCAGCTATTTATCTCAAGACACTACCTTGCCAGCAGGGACAGTTATTCTGACCGGAACACCTGCAGGCGTGGGATATGGACGGTCTCCACGACAGACCCTTAAGGCGGGAGACGAGTTCGCAGTGGAAATTCTACCTTTCATTGGCACACTTACAAACATTGTCGAAAACTCGGCATAGGATCAAAGGCATTCGTTACAGTAAGCGGTGAGTTTACCAAGGCCTGTGCTCTGTATTGTTGCTCAAGttgaaaaaagaaaaagagtcTCGTCGTCACAATATAGAGGAGCTTTGTTGAAAACATGAAATCTTCAATCAATGAATTTAGTTCAGATACGCTAGATATAACACTATCGTGATGATTGAAGAACATCCGCTATTACCTATTCTACGAAGAtaacaagaagagaagatggcgtGGATGTTATTGAACTTTTGGCCAGCGAAGTTGTTACGGTGTTTCCAACGGGCTACTGTATCGTATGACCCAATAGAATCTCGGTCGTAGCTGAGGTCAAGTAACCTCTGACATCCTGTACCAAGAACACTCGTCGATAGAAGCAGAGTCACTTGGACCAATTGATTCCTAACTGCCATCACGCACATATCCAGATGTTGTTCGCGTTGGACTGACACCAATTGTACACTACCGGTGCTCACATCCCAGCCACCTTCCACTTGTAAGACTTGATATCACCCGTAGGAATAACTCCAAATTATCTTCTTGTACTCGTACCCGAGTTTGACTCCGCGAAGGGCTTCATACTTTCCATAGCAAGGCATTATCGTCTACTTTTATACTATGATAAGACAGTTACTGCGCACGGGTTCACTCATCTAGCCCCGGAAAACCTCACTTCATTACGTTTTCTGGGTAAGATCTGCCAAGGCCGCTAACGGAAAGAAGCCTCATTCCCCAGTAGTATCAGAAAACATCTCTTTAACCGTCCTTCCTATGAACCCAGCCTTCTCTAATATTATTCATGTCTCAAAGCCGGGTGCCTTTCGCACCGTACTCTTCATCGCCGTGAATCAGTTAGGTGGATTAAAGAAATTTGTTTTGACTGACGCATGTAAGCATCAGGTTCCGATATCCTAGGGATGACACCACAGTGTCTTTGTAATGAACGATGCTAAGCTTGGGAAGCAACTTGAGGGATTTGCTGACCCACGGGAGGTAGCGTTACAGCAGGACTAAGTCTTACCAAACCTAATGCTGCCGTCGACGGCCAACAAAACATCCCAAAGGATGTCTACATGATGATTGGATGAGGCCCCACGACCTTAGCGGTGGGGATAAGGAGGCGGGGAGGGATTTGACGGCTGTGGGGATGCTCACCTATTGTGGAGAAGCGGCAAAACCCTTGAGATGGGTACTTCTTCGCTGTCGCAATCATCCTTGGGATATCGCAAGTCACATTCCATTTCCCCTTATTGGACACGAGAAAGCCACGTTATGCCGAGACCAATCTACCTAAACCGCTGATCATTCTGAAGCGCATTGATCACATGGGAAGTACGGGAAATTGGGACTGAGAAGCCTGCTTGAGGCGTGAGTAAAGAGAGAAGGCACCACCGACGCTCATTCAACGAATAATCACATTACTTTTCACTTCTTATCTTTATAAGTGCAACCGGCGTTTCGATGGGTAGAGCGGCTGGCTTTGTTGATCGGACCAAGATACACAATACGagtattaataagatatatgACAAGTCAAGTTACGAGAGGAAACGGCCGAGGAGATGAGATGTATATTGAATCTATCTCGAACCGCGCAAAAGAACCGCCTTTGTTTCATCTGGAAGGATGTAGTCCCTCTAAGTGTCCAATATTTCATGAGTCTATGAGTCTTGGTGAATGGACGAAGCTAATTCGTGATCAACTCGACAACTCATTATACATGGTCATCCAATCCGCCTCCTCGACTCTCTGTTTAAAGTTCATGCTCCCCACAGACGTGACCAGGATTAAGTTCTTGTTCCCCGCAACCCCCGCGACTTCTCCACATGAAGTACCACTTGCCTTCACCATCACGCTGTCCAGTCAGCATCTTCCGTCTAGCAGACCTCTTTCTAGGTGACAAGTAGGGAATCGATCTCGATACGGACCATCACGCCTCCAGCTCCCTGGGTTCATCTAATCAAAATTGGGTCAAGCGCATCAAGCTGATTAAACGGTGATCTTTGCGCCCGCTTACTGGCCTTGGAATCCTGCACCCCAGGATCTGGGGGCGGGGTCTGCCTCTGACCTGGGGTATAAGAGGAGAGGAATGGTCAAAGCTATCCCGTCTCCCTGGGATACCTACCTACCATCTCGGTTATTCAGTGCCGATTTGTTCTTACTACATACAATATGTCAAACCAACAGGATCCCGATGCTATGACCCATATCGAGACAACAACCAGCACTCGACCACCTGGGACAGAACTTCTCTACGATAACGACAATATTGGAGCATCGACAAACCATCTGCAATATGTCAAGGACAAGCAGGGAAACCACATTATTCTTGTGCCCCAGCCTTCTACCACAGACCCAAATGATCCGCTCAGATGGTCAAAAGCCAAGAAATGGATCGTTTTCCTTAATGGCGTCTTCTACGCCTTTATGGGAAGTGTTACGGGCCCAATCATGGCTGCGGGCATGATACCATTGACACAAAAATTTGGTGTTTCACTGCAGAAGCTGACTTATGCGAACGGTGCCACTTTGATATGTCAAGGTGTTGGGAATCTCTTCTGGATGTGAGCCAATCAATTCTCTAATCTGCCCGTGTCGCCCGGCTCTCATCACTAATTCATTCTAGGCCCTTCGCTATCAAATTCGGCAGACGACCAGTTTACTTGCTCTCTAATTTATTGATGGGCGTAGCATGTATCTGGCTTGGCATTGCATCGAACGCTACATACATACCTTTCGTCATCGGCCGCGCCTTTCTTGGCTTATTCGAAGCCCCCATCGAATCGATTGTCCCAACAACTATAACTGATACATTCTTTCTCCACGAGCGTGGGGCCATGGTTTCGATATATGGTCTTTCCGTTCTTAGTGGTAACGAGCTCGGGCCTTTGGTAAGAGTAGCATCGGCGTTCAGTTTGTACGGCTACTAACGTGGAATACGTCAAGTTCTCGGCCCTGATCATCCAGTACCTTAGTATGGCATGGGCATTCTACATTGTAGCCATGTTCATCGGCTTCGATTGTCTCACGATGTTTTTCTTCATGGCAGAGACCAAATACACGAACTCGCGTTTCTCGACAAGCTTGGAAATTGTTGAGCAGGTTCAACCAGATCCGAGAAAGATCTGCGCTGAAAATATCGAGGATATCCGCAGAGGCTCGTGTAATGACTCGGAAACCCAGCCTTCTGGTCCGCAGAGAGACAGCTATCTCAAAGAGCTTCTACCATTTCGGAAAGCCGACCCCGAGATTTCTCTACTCAAGGTTTTCCTCCGACCATTTGCCCTTGTGTGCTATCCCACCGTGTTGTGGGCATCCATGACATACGGTGTATCGCTTGGCTGGAATGTCATAATTGGTTCCACCGTGGCCCAACTTTTCGGAGAACAATACGGATTTGACTCTCAAGCCCAGGGACTGGTTTTTCTGTCACTGTTCGCGGGTTCAATTGTTGGCGCATGGCTCTGTGGTTCTGTTTCTGACTCTTGTGCTAACTACCTTACACGCAAAAACGGTGGTATTCGAGAGCCCGAGATGAGATTGCCTACAATGTGTATGGGCACATTATTGCTGTTGTTTGGAACCCTCATGGCAGGTCTGACATACCACTACCACTCGCATTGGGCGGGACCTGTTATAGGGTTGGGCGTATTGACTGCGGGAGCGCAGATTGGTGTTTCTCTTTCAATGAGCTATGCTCTGGACTGCCACAAGGAGGTTAGCAAtctctgatgatgaattATTGTCGGACTAACTCAGTCAACAGCTCTCTGTGGAGTTGATGGTGACAATCGCATCTCTGAAGTCCCTCATGGCCTGGATATGGACATGGGTGATCAATGACTGGATTGTAAGCAGTAGCATGCTTACCGTCTTTATGATAATCGCCGCTATCAATGTTGCGGTTCATTTGACGACGATTGGTTTATATTTAAGGGGTAAGAACATTCGCATTTGGCTATTCGAAAAGGGTTTTCTCCGGAGGTTCAAGCTGGAGTAGGATGCTCAAGGATGCTAGTCAATAGCTTTCAAGTCTCCAGACTAGCCAGCCTTCTTCCAATACGTAATGTTAACGTGTATGAAGCAATTTTGAGAAAGTAACCCTGTGTTATGTATCGTTCAATAATGTGATCACTATGCCGCATCTCTTACATATCATAGCTTCACCTCTTGGCTTAACTACCCAATGCAAAACTGAATTTGAGGGAACGTCGTCGGGATTATCTTGCAAGTGGTGGTGAGTCTCTGGGGGGTGGTGAGTCTCTGTGGGGGGTGATGACCCACTACTCTATAAAAACAACTTACTGGAACCTCAAATGAGCCAACACCTGGGTCTCTTCGAGTAACTGTTTATCTGACGTTGTCTAACTACatgttggccttgagaaaTGGCTGAGGGAGGCTGAGAACGCTTTAGGCCAATTGAGTGTAGGAATTTTGGCGACAGGGGACCATCACAGCACAAAAAGACCCCAGTGTAGCATCATGTTACTGCCCCTTAGTTGAGCGATCACTGGTAGCTCGCTAGCCATGGCCCCCAGACTAGCTGGTATAGGCGTACGTGCCGATGGGTTTGAACTTAGCGGATGAGTTGACAACTGTAAATAATCAGAGAACATGTCTCACAGTTACCAGACGAAAGTTTGGGATTCTCTACATCAACTATGCTAGCATCTATACGTCAACCCGTGTCCGAATCTGAAAAGAGGACTGATAGCATCGTAGGGAACATCAGACCGCGAATTTACAACCGCTTCCATCGATGAGGGCAAGCCGAATGGAAGTTTACCCTGTGGTTTCGCAACGCCCAACACGACATGTCATAGTTTACCATGACGGTCGCTGCTGATGCCACCAACTCAGGGATAACCGCCGGTCTATTGAGGTAAATGTCGACGATTGCGCACGTTTTCTCGAGAATTTTATCAAGTTGAGCTTTGTCTTGCTGTAAGAATTCCAGCGACCCAGCATGGAAAAACTTTTCGAATTGTCCAGGCCGGTCATCAAATGGTGCCTTCAGTCTGAGCAGAGCAAAATCTGCCTCATCGGGTTCGTGGACCACATGGAAGCCTCGAGCCTCTACAGCCTCATCCTGAGCAGACTTTGTCATTATTGCAGCTAATGCAAGCTAAAGTTCGAGTAAACCAAGCTCGGTATTTCTCCTTCTTAGTTACTTCctcttaaggtaattattttattaaatacttaaatcTATGCTAGATAGGCCAGTTTGAAGCCATAGTAAGAACCAAGGTTTATTTTAGGATATtacttaagaatattataaaatattatagatTTATTAGCTTAAAGTTGggctttatataatagattttatatatactacctattaattctttatattaatcttactcttatttttatttactctttttatattactttatcttcttctttatacttatttagtattttaactttaaattatttaatataaagcttcttataattaatataagtagttttattaatataaagattatatattaaagccTTTAATTACCTTAGgttattagtattattattattacttataagCCTATATCTATTTTAAATAAAACTAACCTAGCCTATTTTAagagtattattataaaggcctataaagtattataatcctagcagttatattatatataccttataattTCTTctaattaaaaataattgCTATACGCTAAGGGATTCTATAAATAACTACTAAGGCTTAATTACTAGTAATTAACcaaaaatactaataattcTTAGG
Coding sequences:
- a CDS encoding hypothetical protein (At least one base has a quality score < 10), which gives rise to MSNQQDPDAMTHIETTTSTRPPGTELLYDNDNIGASTNHLQYVKDKQGNHIILVPQPSTTDPNDPLRWSKAKKWIVFLNGVFYAFMGSVTGPIMAAGMIPLTQKFGVSLQKLTYANGATLICQGVGNLFWMPFAIKFGRRPVYLLSNLLMGVACIWLGIASNATYIPFVIGRAFLGLFEAPIESIVPTTITDTFFLHERGAMVSIYGLSVLSGNELGPLFSALIIQYLSMAWAFYIVAMFIGFDCLTMFFFMAETKYTNSRFSTSLEIVEQVQPDPRKICAENIEDIRRGSCNDSETQPSGPQRDSYLKELLPFRKADPEISLLKVFLRPFALVCYPTVLWASMTYGVSLGWNVIIGSTVAQLFGEQYGFDSQAQGLVFLSLFAGSIVGAWLCGSVSDSCANYLTRKNGGIREPEMRLPTMCMGTLLLLFGTLMAGLTYHYHSHWAGPVIGLGVLTAGAQIGVSLSMSYALDCHKELSVELMVTIASLKSLMAWIWTWVINDWIVSSSMLTVFMIIAAINVAVHLTTIGLYLRGKNIRIWLFEKGFLRRFKLE